In a single window of the Tistrella mobilis genome:
- the nagZ gene encoding beta-N-acetylhexosaminidase: MSTPATPSCPADLRPIIIGCQGLKLTAEERAIIAGERPLGLIVFARNVDEPEQLSALVAEFRAAAGNPYAPVLIDQEGGRVRRLKPPHWGMVPPAGAIGRLHAKDPAAGLTAARLTGRLIGHDLIALGIDVNCAPVADIRFAHAHEVIGDRAFCADPVKVAALAGAMAAGLGEAGVQPVVKHIPGHGRAETDSHAELPVVDADLDALRAADFAPFLALNRLPWAMTAHVAYPAIDPDLPATLSAKVIDEVIRREIGFDGVLLSDDVCMAALEGDMSWRANSALAAGCDAVLHCNGNTAETRAVLEAAPLVTAEARRRLTAAAAWAAKRRLAQLDVAADRKALAGLIGD, encoded by the coding sequence ATGAGCACGCCCGCAACCCCCTCGTGTCCGGCCGATCTGCGCCCGATCATCATCGGCTGCCAGGGGCTGAAGCTGACGGCAGAGGAACGGGCGATCATCGCCGGCGAACGCCCGCTGGGGCTGATCGTGTTCGCCCGCAATGTCGACGAACCCGAGCAGCTGTCGGCACTGGTGGCCGAATTCCGTGCGGCGGCGGGCAATCCCTACGCCCCCGTCCTGATCGACCAGGAGGGCGGCCGCGTCCGCCGGCTGAAGCCGCCGCATTGGGGCATGGTGCCGCCGGCAGGGGCCATCGGCCGTCTGCATGCCAAGGATCCGGCCGCGGGGCTGACCGCGGCGCGGCTGACCGGACGGCTGATCGGTCACGACCTGATCGCGCTCGGCATCGACGTCAATTGTGCGCCGGTGGCCGATATCCGCTTCGCCCACGCCCATGAAGTGATCGGCGACCGCGCCTTTTGCGCCGATCCGGTCAAGGTGGCGGCGCTGGCCGGCGCCATGGCGGCGGGGTTGGGCGAGGCCGGCGTGCAGCCGGTGGTGAAGCATATCCCCGGCCATGGCCGGGCCGAGACCGACAGCCATGCGGAACTGCCGGTGGTCGATGCCGATCTGGACGCGCTTCGGGCAGCCGATTTCGCTCCCTTCCTGGCGCTCAACCGCCTGCCCTGGGCGATGACCGCCCATGTCGCCTATCCGGCGATCGATCCAGATCTGCCGGCGACCCTGTCGGCAAAGGTGATCGACGAAGTGATCCGCCGCGAAATCGGCTTCGACGGCGTGCTGCTGTCCGACGACGTCTGCATGGCGGCGCTGGAGGGCGACATGTCCTGGCGGGCGAATTCGGCGCTGGCGGCCGGTTGTGATGCGGTGCTCCACTGCAACGGCAACACGGCCGAGACCCGTGCGGTGCTGGAAGCGGCGCCGCTGGTGACGGCCGAAGCCCGGCGGCGGCTGACGGCAGCGGCCGCCTGGGCGGCCAAGCGACGCCTGGCCCAGCTGGACGTTGCGGCCGATCGCAAGGCGCTTGCCGGCCTGATCGGCGACTGA
- a CDS encoding SPOR domain-containing protein codes for MPQPPLNGDDEGGLRAEPRRPAAGPRPPRDDDFEPAGHVPLPRRHRLRPVAVAAALILFGGLVWYAFDQRDVSMRDAPPPLITADQTPMKSLPKDPGGMEVPHRDKTVYDALGGGTETGTEPERAPVERLMPPPEDPILPEPDEGALVAEAPDAAGQEVAQAQNQTPEQPAVQEAPAQAAPVPAQPQPQAPAETPKPVEQAKPAPEAPKPVEPARPVEPAKPVEQAKPVEQTKPAEAPKPVEPPKSPDLRDVRTGADATASLAGWKVQLGAFGDEAGARKGWDTLRTRNKELVAGLQPVIVPVKVKDKGTLYRLQAGPLADGAAAKALCGRFAQAKLACFPVAP; via the coding sequence ATGCCGCAACCGCCGCTCAACGGCGACGACGAGGGCGGGCTTCGCGCCGAGCCGCGCCGGCCCGCCGCAGGGCCGCGGCCGCCGCGCGACGACGACTTCGAACCCGCCGGCCATGTCCCGCTGCCGCGGCGCCATCGCCTGCGTCCGGTCGCCGTGGCGGCGGCGCTGATCCTGTTCGGCGGCCTGGTCTGGTACGCCTTCGATCAGCGCGACGTGTCGATGCGTGATGCCCCGCCGCCGCTGATCACCGCCGATCAGACACCGATGAAATCCTTGCCCAAGGATCCGGGCGGCATGGAAGTGCCGCATCGCGACAAGACCGTCTACGACGCGCTCGGCGGCGGCACCGAAACCGGAACCGAGCCCGAGCGGGCGCCGGTGGAGCGGCTGATGCCGCCGCCGGAGGACCCCATCCTGCCGGAACCGGATGAAGGTGCGCTGGTGGCCGAGGCGCCGGACGCGGCCGGGCAGGAGGTCGCGCAGGCCCAGAACCAGACACCGGAGCAGCCGGCCGTGCAGGAGGCGCCGGCCCAGGCGGCGCCGGTTCCCGCCCAGCCGCAGCCGCAGGCGCCTGCCGAGACGCCGAAACCGGTGGAACAGGCGAAACCCGCCCCCGAGGCCCCGAAGCCGGTCGAGCCGGCCAGGCCCGTGGAGCCCGCCAAACCCGTCGAGCAGGCCAAGCCCGTCGAGCAGACGAAGCCGGCCGAAGCCCCGAAGCCTGTCGAGCCGCCGAAGTCTCCGGATCTGCGCGACGTGCGCACCGGCGCCGATGCGACGGCCTCGCTGGCCGGCTGGAAGGTTCAGCTGGGTGCCTTCGGCGACGAGGCCGGCGCGCGCAAGGGCTGGGACACATTGCGCACCCGTAACAAGGAACTGGTCGCCGGCCTGCAGCCGGTGATCGTTCCGGTCAAGGTGAAGGACAAGGGTACCTTGTATCGACTCCAGGCCGGTCCGCTGGCCGACGGTGCCGCCGCCAAGGCGCTCTGCGGCCGCTTTGCCCAGGCGAAGCTCGCCTGCTTCCCGGTGGCACCATGA
- the argS gene encoding arginine--tRNA ligase yields MSVFEEFRARIAGIVGALGTEGRLPADLDTANISVEPPRDAAHGDLATNAALVLAKAARMKPRDIAEALAERLRADGDVETVDVAGPGFVNLRLSPAYWQGVVRSVLAAGTAYGDLTAGAGRRVNIEYVSANPTGPMHVGHARGAVVGDVLASLLIKAGYTVCREYYINDAGSQIEVLARSVHIRYREALGETVGEIPAGLYPGDYLVPLGQALAAEFGDRWAAAPDSEWLPVFKARAVEAMMALIRDDLAALGVRHDVFSSEKVLHDNGAIDAALAALTQAGHIYEGVLEPPKGKLPDDWEPRPQTLFRATDFGDDVDRALKKSDGAYTYFAADIAYHFDKYRRGWPEQIDVLGADHGGYVKRMKAAVKAISGGEAELDVKLCQLVNLMANGEPVKMSKRAGTFVTLREVVDEVGRDVVRFIMLTRKNDATLDFDLAKVTEQSRDNPVWYVQYAHARARSVQRNAKDQMGIEAPAADAAPLHRLTHDAELGLIRRLAEWPRVVQGAADAHEPHRIAFYLQDLAAELHGLWTKGREDESLRIIVADDPEIVAARLALIEAARLVIASGLGVMGVQPVEELH; encoded by the coding sequence GTGAGCGTCTTCGAAGAGTTTCGCGCCAGAATCGCCGGCATCGTCGGGGCGCTCGGGACCGAGGGCCGCCTGCCGGCCGATCTGGACACCGCCAACATCTCCGTGGAACCGCCGCGTGATGCCGCCCATGGCGATCTCGCGACCAATGCCGCCCTGGTGCTGGCCAAGGCGGCCCGCATGAAACCGCGTGACATTGCGGAGGCGCTGGCCGAGAGGCTGCGCGCCGACGGCGATGTCGAGACGGTGGACGTGGCCGGCCCCGGCTTCGTGAACCTGCGCCTGTCGCCCGCCTATTGGCAGGGCGTGGTGCGGAGCGTGCTGGCCGCCGGGACCGCCTATGGCGATCTGACTGCCGGCGCGGGCCGGCGGGTCAATATCGAATATGTCTCGGCCAACCCGACCGGGCCGATGCATGTCGGCCATGCCCGTGGCGCCGTGGTCGGCGACGTGCTGGCCAGCCTGCTGATCAAGGCCGGCTATACCGTCTGCCGCGAATACTACATCAATGATGCGGGCAGCCAGATCGAGGTGCTGGCACGGTCGGTCCATATCCGCTACCGCGAGGCGCTTGGCGAGACGGTGGGCGAGATTCCGGCCGGCCTCTATCCGGGCGATTATCTGGTGCCGCTGGGCCAGGCGCTGGCCGCCGAATTCGGCGACCGCTGGGCGGCAGCCCCCGACAGCGAATGGCTGCCGGTGTTCAAGGCCCGTGCCGTCGAGGCGATGATGGCCCTGATCCGCGACGATCTGGCGGCGCTGGGCGTGCGCCACGACGTGTTTTCGTCGGAAAAGGTGCTGCACGACAACGGGGCGATCGATGCCGCCCTGGCGGCGCTGACCCAGGCCGGGCACATCTATGAAGGCGTGCTGGAGCCGCCCAAGGGCAAGCTGCCCGACGACTGGGAGCCGCGCCCGCAGACCCTGTTCCGCGCCACCGATTTCGGCGACGATGTCGACCGCGCGCTGAAGAAGTCCGACGGCGCCTATACCTATTTCGCCGCCGACATCGCCTATCATTTCGACAAATACCGTCGTGGCTGGCCGGAACAGATCGACGTTCTGGGCGCCGATCATGGCGGCTATGTCAAGCGGATGAAGGCCGCCGTGAAGGCGATTTCGGGCGGCGAGGCCGAACTCGACGTCAAGCTCTGCCAGCTGGTCAATCTGATGGCCAATGGCGAGCCGGTAAAGATGTCCAAGCGTGCCGGCACCTTCGTCACCCTGCGCGAGGTTGTGGACGAGGTCGGCCGCGATGTGGTCCGCTTCATCATGCTGACCCGCAAGAACGATGCGACGCTCGATTTCGACCTCGCGAAGGTCACCGAGCAGTCGCGCGACAACCCGGTCTGGTACGTTCAGTACGCCCATGCCCGTGCCCGATCCGTCCAGCGCAATGCGAAGGACCAGATGGGCATCGAGGCGCCGGCCGCCGATGCCGCACCGCTTCATCGTCTGACCCATGATGCCGAACTGGGCCTGATCCGCCGCCTGGCCGAATGGCCGCGGGTGGTGCAGGGCGCGGCCGATGCACATGAGCCACACCGAATCGCCTTTTATCTCCAGGACTTGGCCGCAGAACTTCATGGACTGTGGACGAAAGGCCGAGAGGATGAGAGCCTGCGGATCATCGTGGCTGACGATCCCGAGATCGTCGCCGCCCGCCTGGCACTGATCGAGGCCGCCCGTCTGGTGATCGCCTCGGGGCTGGGCGTGATGGGTGTGCAACCGGTCGAGGAGCTGCACTGA